From the Armatimonadota bacterium genome, the window ACCAGATTGTGCGTGTCATGGCGTTTTCTCCTGTTTGCCTGACCAGAAGCGTGCCAGCTCCTTGCGTGCGCTCTCCATCATCTGTTGCAACTGCTGGAAGGCATGCTGGGTATCGCCGTTTCGGGGAGCAACCTCCGCAAGCGCTTTACTGCCCTGCTCCAGCTCCGCCTTCGCCTCATCCAGCTTGCCTGCGCTCATCAGCCGCAAAGCACGCTGCAGGTGCTGTTTCGCCTCGACGATGCCTGCGGGTTCTGCCCCCTTTTGCTGGCTGGCAAGCTTCAACCGTATCTGCTCCACCTGCTGGCGAATGTCGCGCAGCTGTTGAGTATTATACACCACCCCCACGCAAGCCGCCACCGCCAACAGGAAGGTGATGAATCGCATCTACGATGCCCCCTTCCCGTGCAAACGCGCCTGTAGCCACCACCAGAAACGGGTCTCCCAGTCTACCCGTTTGCGCCATGCCCACGCAAGTGTGCCTCGCGCATGGTACGCCCGCCGATGCCATTGCACCTGCGGCTTCCAGCGATATTTGTAAGGTTCGTCCCCACGCAGGAAGTCAAACACCACACAGCCCTCCTCTATCGCCCGACGGATGGCGTAGGCGGTCAGCACCGTGCCCACACTGTAGCGAGCCAGCGCGGTGTCAAAACCCCCCAGATAGTAATACGCACGCCGCCCGAAATGAAACACATACAGCACCGCCCGCACCGATCCACCCGCCCACAACATGTGGAGGCGCAACCAGCCATTCCGCAAAGCATACTGCGCCCACTCGCGATGAAAACGCCTCACGCGCGGATGGAAGAACCCCCCGGGCAACATCCGCTGTCGCCACCGGCGCGTGTGCAGGTCGAACAGCGCTTCCAGAGCGTCCGGCAATCCTTCCGAATCAGCGGTATCCAGGCGCATGTCGCCCAAATCTCTCTGCACCTGCCTCTGGGCATAGCCGATGTTGAAGCGCATCTTCTTACTTAAAGACCCCCAGTAGGCATCCCACGTTTCAGGCAATACAACATAAGGGCACTTCTCCTGCTCCACCACATGCCAGCCTCGCGCCTCTACCGCGCGCGCTATCCATGAACCGTCCGCCATCTGGTGCAAATCCACGCAGGGCTGCTCCTCTAGCCATTCTGACACCGACTCGGCAACCGCCCGCTCATACTCGGGCAAGGCAATGATACCCAGTCTGTCGGAAATACCTGTGCCTATCCAGCGCAGTACCCTGCCCATCCCTGTCCAGCGGGCGTATAGCGGAGCAATGCCGACTGTTTCATCGCCTGCCTGCACGCACAGCACCTGCGCCCTTTTGCCTTTGCCAAAGTGCTTCCACCACAGACTCGCCCACTCCCACGTCTGAAAAGGCGAAACCTGTGGGTTCACCGCCTGCAGCTCGCGCCACACAGAGCACAGGCTCTGCTCCCAGCCCTCACCAGCAACGACGACTCGGATGACCGCCTCCTCCTCTTGCCGACTGATTATAACCTGCTAGCGCGCAGGGCGTCAACCTGGCAGCCTGTAGCCTGCGCACAGCCTGTCACACCCCCGTACGCAGCAAAAGGTAGAGCGACACCATCAACCACACTCCACCCACAAAACCCATCACCAGCCCCGTAATGCCCAGCGCGTCCAGGCGTGCCGCTGAGCCTGTCATCCCCAGCGCATAACCCAGCAACATCGTGACACCCGATACCACCACCTGCTTCTGGTACCCGCCTGCGCTGGGGATGCTCGATAACGAAGCCACACTGCGAGCATGGCTGTGTGGGATCGCTGACCTCTGCAGCGCACTTGGGGCAACGAACGCTCTGATTCGCCGCCATGTCCCGACCCTCAGTATCTCTTTAGAAACTCCAGCCCCCGCCGTAAAGACTCTACCACATCTTGACCGCTCTCGTCCTCTACCGCATACCAGCCGTCGTAGCCGATAGACCTCAGCAAGGCGATATACTCATCCCAAGGCACCGCTCCCTGCCCGACGGTGGGTCTCTTGGTTTCGGGGTTGTGGTCTTTCGCGTGCGTATGCACGATGTATGGAGCCAGCTCGCGCACGCCCTCCAGCACCCCATACCACAACATGTTCGCCGGGTCGTAGTTCACCCTTAATGCAGGGCTGCCGATGTCCTCGATAAACTGCCTCAACACGGATGCCGGTTCCATACCCGTCTCGATGCAGAAGATGCCCCCCACTCTCTCTGCATGTCTGGCTATCTGCTCTATCGCGTCACGAATGATGGAGTAGACAGGGGCGTTCCTATCCTCGGGGATAACCCCCGGATGCGTGGTGACGATGGGCGAACCCATATCTACCGCCAACTCGATGCACCGTTGCGTCTTGGCGATGCGCTCCTCGATGCCCTCCGCCTCGTCGAACCCGCCAAAGCGATTGGGACCAGACATCTGCGCACAGAATCCGCTGATTTGCAACCCGAACGACTCTACCCGCCTGCGCCATTCAGCGCGTTGAGCACCCTGACACACATCGGGGTCCAGCACACAGGGTCCGTAGCTGGCAACGTTCCACAGCTGCACGCCCTCAAATCCCAGCTCCGCCGCCGTCTGCAGAGCGTTCAGCAGCTTCTCCTCCGTCTCCCCTGCCGACAGCGACCACAGTGCTACTCCAACCTTCAATGAGCCCATGCCTCTGCTCCTGTCAATGTATTTGGGTTACAGTTTGGCGCAAGCACGGGAAGTTCCTGTTTCGGTAGCGGAAGGATTCGGCGCCATCAGGCGGGGAAAAGAATCGCGTCAGGGAGTATCGATGGACAAACAGCAGCCAACAGACAGCGCATCACCGCAAATGCTTCACCGTGCCGTACCCGCCGGTGCATGGTGGG encodes:
- a CDS encoding isomerase; translated protein: MGSLKVGVALWSLSAGETEEKLLNALQTAAELGFEGVQLWNVASYGPCVLDPDVCQGAQRAEWRRRVESFGLQISGFCAQMSGPNRFGGFDEAEGIEERIAKTQRCIELAVDMGSPIVTTHPGVIPEDRNAPVYSIIRDAIEQIARHAERVGGIFCIETGMEPASVLRQFIEDIGSPALRVNYDPANMLWYGVLEGVRELAPYIVHTHAKDHNPETKRPTVGQGAVPWDEYIALLRSIGYDGWYAVEDESGQDVVESLRRGLEFLKRY
- a CDS encoding glycosyl transferase, translating into MWRELQAVNPQVSPFQTWEWASLWWKHFGKGKRAQVLCVQAGDETVGIAPLYARWTGMGRVLRWIGTGISDRLGIIALPEYERAVAESVSEWLEEQPCVDLHQMADGSWIARAVEARGWHVVEQEKCPYVVLPETWDAYWGSLSKKMRFNIGYAQRQVQRDLGDMRLDTADSEGLPDALEALFDLHTRRWRQRMLPGGFFHPRVRRFHREWAQYALRNGWLRLHMLWAGGSVRAVLYVFHFGRRAYYYLGGFDTALARYSVGTVLTAYAIRRAIEEGCVVFDFLRGDEPYKYRWKPQVQWHRRAYHARGTLAWAWRKRVDWETRFWWWLQARLHGKGAS